Proteins encoded together in one Psychrobacter sp. 28M-43 window:
- a CDS encoding MATE family efflux transporter, which translates to MVFPLSFKDFKSYSLRLGILALPILITQFCQAALGVVDAIMAGQVSALDLAAVAVGSGIWLPLFLLATGVLIATTPLIGEAIGQDQHNQVPHITQQSLWTAGVIGIIGFIIVNLAPNVLGIMGVPENIQPIATQYLHGVSFGFPALAVYAVLRSYCEALGRPEPVTVISIIGLLADIPLNYIFIHGLFGMPEMGGAGCGVATALVLWINVLLLAAYTSFTKRREFVSTRFFYGFSSPNRTQIKKLLKLGIPIGISIFFEASLFSLGALVISPLGELATASHQVALSVTSQLFMIPISVAMALTIMVSNRFGQKNLLALRQVQATGLVWTVLIALTCMLGIWLFRPELAAAFTDNPEVRAQSMHLLIFALAYQLFDGWQVNVAGILRGMQDTTIPMWVTLFCYWLVALPLGVYLVRFTDVGAQGFWMALITGLFLSSILLTLRLRYQQKRLTVLWG; encoded by the coding sequence ATGGTTTTTCCATTGTCTTTCAAAGATTTTAAAAGCTACAGCTTACGTTTGGGCATACTTGCCCTCCCTATCTTAATTACTCAGTTTTGCCAAGCCGCACTTGGCGTGGTCGATGCCATCATGGCAGGTCAAGTATCGGCGCTTGATTTGGCTGCGGTAGCCGTTGGGTCTGGTATTTGGCTACCATTGTTTTTATTGGCCACAGGTGTGCTTATCGCAACCACACCTCTGATTGGTGAAGCGATTGGTCAAGACCAGCACAACCAAGTACCACATATCACGCAGCAGTCTCTATGGACCGCAGGTGTCATTGGCATTATCGGTTTTATCATTGTCAATTTGGCTCCCAATGTTCTTGGCATTATGGGTGTCCCAGAAAACATTCAGCCGATAGCGACGCAATATTTACATGGTGTCTCATTTGGTTTCCCAGCGCTCGCTGTATATGCCGTCCTGCGCAGTTATTGTGAGGCATTGGGTCGTCCTGAGCCCGTGACTGTCATTAGTATCATTGGCCTACTCGCAGATATTCCCTTGAACTATATTTTTATTCATGGGTTATTTGGGATGCCAGAAATGGGCGGTGCAGGCTGCGGGGTGGCGACAGCATTGGTCTTATGGATAAATGTCCTATTGCTTGCAGCCTATACTAGCTTCACGAAACGTCGCGAATTTGTGAGCACGCGATTTTTTTATGGCTTCTCTAGCCCTAATCGAACACAGATTAAAAAGCTGTTAAAACTTGGTATCCCTATTGGCATCTCTATCTTCTTTGAAGCCAGTTTATTTAGCTTAGGCGCACTCGTTATCAGTCCATTGGGTGAGCTAGCAACAGCATCGCATCAAGTGGCACTGTCAGTGACCTCACAGCTATTTATGATACCGATATCTGTCGCCATGGCGCTCACTATCATGGTCTCCAATCGATTTGGTCAAAAAAACCTATTGGCACTGCGCCAAGTGCAAGCTACTGGACTGGTATGGACCGTATTAATCGCTTTGACCTGTATGCTTGGGATATGGCTATTCAGACCAGAACTGGCAGCAGCATTCACTGATAACCCAGAGGTTAGAGCTCAGTCTATGCATTTGCTTATCTTTGCACTCGCCTATCAGTTGTTTGATGGTTGGCAGGTTAACGTCGCTGGTATATTGCGCGGCATGCAAGATACCACCATACCAATGTGGGTAACACTCTTCTGCTACTGGTTAGTTGCCCTACCACTTGGCGTCTATCTGGTGCGTTTCACTGACGTTGGTGCACAAGGGTTTTGGATGGCGTTGATTACAGGTTTGTTCTTATCATCTATTTTACTTACTTTGCGTCTACGCTATCAGCAAAAACGTTTAACTGTACTATGGGGTTGA
- a CDS encoding EVE domain-containing protein, with protein sequence MAYWLMKSNPKFFGIEDLQRLGTDGWDGVRNYRARNFMRDDMKVGDKVFFYHSSAKPSGVAGIMTVTTAGYPDPTQFHPEHRHYDPIATEEEPRWYMVDLTFEQAFTEVLPLSELKFLPALEDSLLLRKGCQQLTVIPLEPKHWRAIMDMAETLELLPEQTY encoded by the coding sequence ATGGCGTATTGGTTAATGAAATCCAACCCCAAATTTTTTGGTATTGAAGATTTGCAGCGCTTGGGCACCGACGGTTGGGACGGCGTTCGCAACTACCGTGCGCGTAATTTTATGCGTGATGATATGAAAGTTGGTGACAAGGTATTCTTTTATCACTCTAGCGCCAAACCGTCTGGAGTCGCTGGTATCATGACAGTCACTACAGCAGGGTATCCCGATCCTACTCAGTTTCACCCTGAGCATCGTCATTATGATCCTATTGCGACTGAAGAGGAACCTCGTTGGTATATGGTCGATCTCACTTTTGAGCAAGCTTTTACAGAGGTGTTACCACTATCAGAGCTAAAGTTTTTGCCAGCTTTGGAAGACTCGTTATTATTGAGGAAAGGCTGTCAGCAATTAACAGTGATTCCATTAGAGCCCAAACATTGGCGAGCGATTATGGATATGGCGGAGACACTTGAGTTGTTACCAGAGCAAACTTATTGA